The Clostridiaceae bacterium genome includes a region encoding these proteins:
- a CDS encoding accessory regulator AgrB — MNEISIHKIGQALGTYVAKKVSRADQTEVLSFGAEILLGSIIKLCILFSFAFIMDITVEIAILLIVTGIIRTLSGGAHC, encoded by the coding sequence ATGAATGAAATTTCAATTCATAAAATTGGACAAGCATTAGGAACATATGTGGCAAAAAAAGTTTCCAGGGCAGACCAGACAGAAGTTCTGTCTTTCGGTGCAGAAATTTTGCTAGGCAGTATTATTAAATTGTGTATTCTTTTTTCCTTTGCTTTCATCATGGATATTACTGTTGAAATTGCGATATTGCTTATCGTAACTGGCATCATTCGCACCTTATCAGGTGGAGCACATTGTT
- a CDS encoding endospore germination permease → MIKEGKFGTHEAVCLVTITITAKMFFTSPGVLADILGPATWYMTLLSAATASVGFTFIYLLLKRFPGKNIVEAFEASLGRFCGFIFSFLLVLLFMLNASAIVREFVEVLKVYVLPLTPISFLIGIFVAVVTVVSFLGLETIARYAKLSAYILLTSFITVLILASQKYETFRMFPILGHGLAKTIQHGLARSSFYGEVLILAVVAGSLQGTKYVKKAGYLSLALSGILVSSALLAFTLTFPYYTGGEITAPMYQLTAMIDYGRFLQRLEPIFLFIWFISSFVSVTAIFYTSASLYCKIFRIQDMRPIIFPFATILYTIAIMPGDITTVATGYIHRSREYGWTILYIPPLIALIMAIVKKKEVKNKNA, encoded by the coding sequence ATGATAAAGGAAGGGAAATTTGGAACTCACGAAGCAGTATGTCTGGTTACCATTACCATCACAGCAAAGATGTTTTTTACAAGTCCCGGGGTATTGGCGGATATATTAGGTCCAGCTACTTGGTATATGACTTTATTATCTGCAGCCACAGCTTCTGTAGGCTTTACCTTTATCTATCTTTTACTTAAACGCTTTCCGGGTAAAAATATAGTAGAAGCTTTTGAAGCTTCCCTTGGACGTTTTTGCGGGTTCATTTTTTCTTTTTTGCTGGTTCTGTTATTTATGCTGAACGCTTCGGCTATCGTCAGAGAATTCGTAGAGGTACTAAAGGTTTATGTGCTTCCATTGACTCCGATAAGCTTTCTTATAGGTATATTTGTCGCAGTGGTTACGGTTGTGAGTTTTTTGGGGTTGGAGACCATAGCGAGATATGCAAAGCTGTCTGCGTATATACTTCTGACAAGTTTTATTACTGTGCTTATACTGGCATCACAAAAATATGAGACTTTCCGCATGTTTCCCATTCTAGGACATGGGCTTGCAAAAACAATTCAGCATGGATTGGCCAGAAGCTCATTCTATGGGGAGGTGTTGATCTTGGCAGTAGTAGCAGGCTCGCTTCAAGGGACGAAATATGTTAAAAAGGCGGGATACTTGAGCCTTGCACTGTCCGGTATTCTGGTATCATCCGCTCTTTTGGCTTTTACCCTAACATTTCCTTATTACACAGGAGGGGAAATTACTGCCCCCATGTATCAGTTAACAGCCATGATCGATTATGGAAGGTTTCTTCAAAGGCTTGAACCTATTTTCCTTTTCATATGGTTTATAAGTTCATTTGTATCCGTAACGGCAATATTCTACACGTCTGCAAGCTTATATTGCAAAATTTTCAGAATTCAGGACATGAGGCCTATCATTTTTCCTTTTGCAACTATTCTTTATACAATTGCTATTATGCCGGGCGATATTACCACGGTTGCCACCGGATATATCCACAGGTCCAGGGAATATGGCTGGACAATACTTTATATCCCGCCGCTCATCGCTCTCATTATGGCAATCGTAAAGAAAAAGGAGGTTAAGAATAAAAATGCGTAG
- a CDS encoding spore germination protein produces the protein MAGLLQTLKNFLAYKEPLDTEEGFELLEGEYEGAEHEKNEKPTSKSNIDQSKAIEKNTSSPFKAAKWNEYRKKENKNQLPMQDGLVFSELKANLENIKQEFNMPKNEDIVIREFTVGMNKKAFIVFVDGMADKIVINDFILRQLMNLEHFKGYKNGCPVDYVMNHVLSINNVEKVKEYKKIISQILNGVTALFIDGCEEALLIESRGYEKRNIDKPSTESVVMGSQEGFTENLRTNITLIRRIIKNKDLITEIQPVGKTSNSNCAIMYLEGIANPELVKEVKRRIKSINIDFVTGDGMIEQFIEDKPFQIIPQVLNTERPDRAASFIMEGQVVIIGEGVPFVNVVPVTFFAMFHASEDSFLRWPFGTAIRLIRILGLFFATLLPALYVSLILYHQEMIPTDLLVAFATARENVPFPTIIEVLILEISFELIREAGVRVPGIIGPTLGIIGALILGQAAVAANLVSPVLIIVVAVTGLGNFAIPSYSLATGIRLIRFGLILAGAFLGFYGVAAVLFIVGCFVCNMKSFGVPFLSPISPVTKKNPDIIARAPNFKQKKRPDYLNTPNQKRTSDR, from the coding sequence ATGGCTGGATTGTTACAAACACTGAAAAACTTTCTTGCATATAAAGAGCCCCTGGATACAGAGGAAGGCTTTGAACTTCTTGAAGGGGAATATGAGGGAGCTGAGCATGAAAAAAATGAGAAGCCGACTTCAAAATCGAATATAGATCAAAGTAAGGCCATAGAAAAAAATACCAGTTCTCCTTTTAAAGCTGCGAAATGGAATGAATATAGAAAAAAAGAGAATAAAAATCAATTACCAATGCAAGACGGATTGGTTTTTTCGGAGCTTAAGGCAAACCTTGAAAATATAAAACAGGAATTCAACATGCCTAAAAATGAAGACATTGTTATCAGAGAATTTACTGTGGGTATGAACAAAAAAGCATTTATCGTCTTTGTAGATGGAATGGCGGATAAAATCGTTATTAACGACTTCATACTGCGCCAGCTTATGAACCTTGAGCATTTTAAAGGTTATAAGAATGGATGCCCCGTTGATTATGTTATGAACCATGTATTATCCATTAATAATGTCGAAAAGGTGAAGGAATATAAAAAAATCATATCTCAAATTCTGAATGGTGTTACAGCCTTATTCATCGATGGCTGTGAAGAAGCCTTATTGATTGAGAGCAGGGGATATGAAAAAAGGAATATCGACAAGCCATCTACCGAATCGGTGGTTATGGGATCCCAGGAAGGCTTTACAGAAAACTTGCGCACCAATATCACGCTAATAAGAAGAATTATAAAAAACAAAGACCTCATTACTGAAATTCAACCTGTAGGAAAAACCAGCAACTCAAACTGTGCAATTATGTATCTTGAAGGGATAGCCAACCCGGAACTGGTAAAGGAAGTAAAGAGGAGAATAAAAAGCATCAATATTGATTTTGTAACAGGGGATGGCATGATAGAGCAATTTATTGAAGACAAACCGTTTCAAATCATCCCACAGGTATTAAACACCGAAAGGCCTGACAGAGCAGCTTCCTTTATTATGGAAGGGCAGGTTGTCATAATAGGAGAAGGTGTTCCCTTTGTTAATGTAGTGCCTGTCACATTCTTTGCCATGTTCCATGCCTCTGAGGACTCCTTTTTAAGATGGCCCTTTGGCACGGCAATACGGTTAATACGAATACTTGGTTTATTTTTTGCAACATTATTACCGGCACTTTATGTATCTCTGATCCTTTATCATCAGGAAATGATCCCTACAGACCTGCTGGTTGCATTTGCAACAGCAAGGGAAAATGTGCCTTTTCCCACGATCATTGAAGTATTGATATTGGAAATATCCTTTGAGTTGATTCGTGAGGCCGGAGTCAGAGTTCCAGGTATCATAGGTCCAACCCTTGGCATTATTGGAGCGTTAATACTTGGACAGGCAGCGGTGGCTGCAAATTTAGTAAGCCCTGTTCTCATCATTGTTGTGGCGGTAACGGGTCTGGGGAATTTTGCCATACCCAGCTATTCTTTAGCAACAGGAATACGGCTGATTCGATTTGGTTTAATACTAGCCGGGGCATTTTTAGGCTTTTACGGGGTCGCTGCTGTTTTATTTATTGTAGGCTGTTTTGTATGCAACATGAAATCCTTTGGTGTGCCCTTTCTTTCACCGATTTCTCCCGTAACGAAGAAAAATCCGGATATCATTGCAAGAGCGCCTAACTTTAAACAAAAAAAGAGGCCTGATTATCTTAATACACCGAACCAAAAGCGTACGAGTGATAGATAA
- a CDS encoding Ger(x)C family spore germination protein, giving the protein MRRTALLILICCIFSSMLTACIDANETDDFAHVLAVGIDKGVSNKWRITVQFATLKKDGDNKMQTTGGNEIFEIQEQDGYTFIALDAPSFYGGVSMINSILPRKLNFMHTKLLVLSEDIAKSGLVGEYLAPIARYREIRRNVRVLISKCKAYEFIKENKPFFGKTLSKSMEQMVQEWSNMDFFPNITLGDFYDDIKSTYNQPIAILACVNDYSNFKETGSQWGEEFKSEGDYLAGQIPRIGGNKIELYGTAVFDGDTMVGELNGDETRLMLMARDQFQRGFFTIPDPKNPDLIVPLDVRAARKRKVMIKLEGDKPVIDLKIQLEGDLLAVQSGINYESKELKPVLEKAFEQYIKNGLDNLVEKCQQLNADVFLFGGIAARQFATIEEWERYNWIEKFEKAEVNTEVDFTIRRTGAILKSSPVIKAKGKE; this is encoded by the coding sequence ATGCGTAGAACAGCATTGCTTATTCTAATATGTTGTATTTTTTCAAGTATGCTTACTGCCTGCATTGATGCAAATGAAACCGACGACTTTGCACATGTGCTTGCCGTTGGTATTGACAAAGGGGTATCCAATAAATGGCGAATCACCGTCCAGTTTGCCACCTTGAAAAAAGACGGAGATAATAAAATGCAAACAACAGGAGGAAATGAAATCTTTGAAATTCAGGAGCAGGATGGCTATACCTTCATTGCCCTGGATGCTCCTTCATTTTATGGAGGCGTGAGTATGATTAATTCCATTCTACCGAGAAAGCTGAATTTCATGCATACAAAATTACTCGTATTATCCGAGGATATTGCAAAGTCGGGTCTGGTTGGCGAATATCTCGCTCCCATTGCGAGATACAGGGAGATTCGAAGGAATGTTCGCGTACTTATCTCCAAATGCAAAGCATACGAATTTATCAAAGAGAACAAGCCTTTTTTCGGCAAAACCCTCTCCAAGAGTATGGAACAAATGGTGCAGGAATGGTCCAACATGGACTTTTTCCCAAATATTACACTGGGTGATTTTTACGATGACATTAAATCCACCTACAATCAGCCAATTGCCATTTTGGCCTGTGTTAATGATTATAGCAATTTTAAGGAAACAGGGAGCCAATGGGGAGAGGAATTCAAGTCGGAAGGAGATTATTTGGCAGGGCAGATTCCGAGGATTGGAGGAAACAAGATTGAGCTTTATGGCACAGCAGTATTTGATGGAGATACCATGGTAGGAGAACTGAACGGAGACGAAACCCGGCTCATGTTAATGGCACGGGACCAGTTCCAAAGGGGATTTTTTACAATACCGGACCCCAAAAATCCGGATTTGATCGTGCCTTTGGATGTCCGGGCTGCAAGAAAACGCAAGGTAATGATAAAGCTTGAAGGGGATAAGCCTGTTATCGATCTTAAGATACAACTCGAAGGGGATTTGCTTGCCGTACAGAGCGGAATTAACTACGAAAGCAAAGAGTTGAAGCCTGTGCTGGAAAAAGCTTTTGAGCAGTATATAAAAAACGGGCTGGACAATCTGGTAGAAAAATGCCAACAACTAAATGCGGATGTCTTCCTTTTTGGAGGTATAGCCGCGAGACAATTTGCTACAATCGAGGAATGGGAGCGGTATAACTGGATTGAAAAATTTGAAAAAGCGGAAGTAAATACAGAAGTTGATTTTACCATACGTAGAACAGGAGCAATTCTAAAAAGCTCCCCTGTCATTAAGGCAAAGGGGAAAGAGTAA
- a CDS encoding PAS domain S-box protein has product MKKRIYKSMLLLAFITILLTSFLITGVIYREFHIQMQQEIRNEALFISNGYNLIGEQVFSGLKNQENSSRITWVASDGTVLFDNMVKAENMENHLNRPEIADALKNGFGEAVHLSKTLGTQTFYRAVRLNDGTVLRVSATTNSVFKSVLGFIPYIALITLLVILLTMIIANLLTKKIIFPLNNLNLENPLSNDVYDELSPLLSRMARQNEQIESQFKRLKEKQEEFNAITENISEGIIVLNNKGLILFINKSAASIFNVSTQDIINKHILTLDRSIPLQKAIETAMGGHLFENTFTIGEDSFHLLVSPVKDDMVVKGVILFILDITEKQSAEKMRREFTANVSHELKTPLTSISGYAELMKNGMVQPEDIPEFANRIYKEARHLINLIDDVIRISRLDEKNVQLPFEEIDLLELATETVSRLSSLAQQKQIKLSVSGENAIISGVRQILEEMIYNLCDNAIKYNYEKGTVDVSVRALPDNVVLTVADNGFGIPREHQSRVFERFYRIDKSHSRETGGTGLGLSIVKHSAEFHNARVQLLSKPGKGTTITVTFRRNK; this is encoded by the coding sequence TATTTATAAAAGCATGCTGCTGCTCGCCTTTATAACCATTTTACTCACTTCCTTTCTTATAACCGGAGTCATATACAGAGAATTCCATATCCAGATGCAGCAGGAAATCAGAAATGAAGCTCTTTTTATCTCAAACGGCTACAATTTAATCGGAGAACAGGTTTTTTCCGGCCTTAAAAATCAGGAAAACTCCAGCAGGATCACATGGGTAGCAAGTGACGGAACTGTTTTGTTTGATAATATGGTTAAAGCAGAAAACATGGAAAACCACCTCAATAGGCCGGAAATTGCCGATGCATTGAAAAACGGCTTCGGTGAAGCAGTTCATCTTTCCAAAACTCTTGGTACACAGACATTTTATCGGGCTGTCCGGCTCAATGACGGCACAGTTCTGAGAGTATCAGCCACAACAAACAGTGTTTTCAAATCTGTTTTAGGTTTTATACCGTATATCGCTTTAATTACACTACTGGTTATACTGCTGACCATGATCATTGCCAATCTGCTTACGAAAAAAATTATTTTCCCTTTAAACAACTTAAATTTGGAGAATCCGTTATCCAATGATGTCTATGACGAATTGTCCCCACTGCTGTCCCGCATGGCAAGACAGAACGAACAGATCGAAAGCCAGTTCAAAAGGCTGAAGGAGAAGCAGGAAGAGTTTAATGCGATTACGGAAAATATCAGCGAAGGAATAATAGTTTTAAACAACAAAGGCTTGATATTATTCATCAACAAAAGTGCTGCAAGCATATTTAATGTAAGCACCCAGGATATAATTAACAAGCATATATTAACCTTAGATCGAAGCATACCCCTCCAAAAAGCAATAGAGACAGCTATGGGCGGGCATTTATTTGAAAATACATTTACAATTGGTGAGGATTCTTTTCATTTACTGGTCAGCCCTGTTAAGGATGATATGGTTGTCAAAGGAGTTATTCTATTTATACTGGATATAACAGAGAAACAATCTGCTGAAAAAATGCGCCGTGAGTTTACTGCCAATGTGTCCCATGAACTCAAAACGCCCCTTACCTCCATTTCAGGTTATGCAGAGCTTATGAAAAACGGCATGGTGCAGCCGGAGGACATTCCCGAGTTTGCTAACCGCATATACAAAGAAGCAAGGCATCTCATAAACCTTATAGACGATGTGATACGGATCTCCAGGCTGGATGAGAAAAATGTTCAGCTTCCTTTTGAAGAGATTGACTTATTGGAATTGGCAACGGAAACAGTCAGCAGACTATCTTCCCTTGCGCAGCAGAAACAGATAAAGCTGTCAGTCAGCGGTGAGAATGCTATCATTTCAGGTGTCAGGCAAATCCTGGAGGAAATGATCTATAACCTGTGCGATAATGCAATCAAATACAATTATGAAAAAGGCACGGTTGATGTAAGTGTCAGAGCTTTACCCGATAATGTCGTACTAACCGTTGCAGATAATGGTTTTGGCATTCCCAGAGAGCACCAAAGCCGGGTGTTTGAACGTTTTTATAGAATTGACAAGTCTCATTCAAGGGAAACCGGCGGAACCGGGCTGGGGCTTTCCATTGTAAAGCACAGTGCGGAATTCCATAATGCCAGGGTTCAGCTGTTAAGCAAGCCCGGAAAGGGCACAACGATAACAGTCACATTCAGGCGCAACAAATAA
- the adhE gene encoding bifunctional acetaldehyde-CoA/alcohol dehydrogenase, whose protein sequence is MAEQNKTDREVPVVIEKLVENGKMALKEMVKLNQEQVDHIVKEMALAGLANHMRLAKMAIEETQRGVYEDKVIKNLFATEYIYHSIKYEKTVGIINENEEEDYFDIAEPVGIIAGITPVTNPTSTTLFKCIIAMKTRNPIIFAFHPGSQQCSAEAARIVRDAAVKAGAPEHCIQWIENPSIEATQALMKNDGISLILATGGSSMVKAAYSAGKPALGVGPGNVPCYIEKTADIKRAVTDLILSKTFDNGMICASEQAVIIDRDIYEPVTEYMKKLGCYFVNEEERERLESLAIDEKKCAMNPKIVGKSAETIAQMAEIKVPEGTKILVAEIEGVGPEYPLSREKLCPILACFKVNNSAEGIQRAVEMVNFGGSGHSAVIHSSDECVINEFAERVNTGRIIVNQPSSHGAIGDIYNTNMPSLTLGCGSFGRNSTTANITAVNLINKKRVARRRYNMQWFKIPEKIYFQPGSVQYLSKMPNISRAFIVTDKVMVKLGYVEKVLYHLRKREGRNYVHSEIFDRVQPDPTVDTVREGVKAAETFQPDVIIALGGGSAIDAAKAIWLFYEHPETDFNDLRMKFMDIRKRVFKYPPLGNKAKLVAIPTTSGTGSEVTSFSVITDPEKEVKYPLADYELTPDVAIIDPEFVQSVPAHVTADTGMDVLTHAIEAYVSVMASDYTDGLAMKAIQLVFEYLPKVYMNGDDQKAREKMHNASCIAGMAFTNAFLGINHSLAHKLGGKFHIPHGRANAVLLPYVIRYNASRPEKFTAFPKYEHYIADEKYAEIAKYLGLPCRNTEEGINSLISAVTDLMKQLQMPLSIKDCGISEDQFMQALDELADKAFEDQCTTANPRMPLVSELKDIYLKAYNGI, encoded by the coding sequence ATGGCCGAACAGAATAAAACTGACAGAGAAGTGCCTGTTGTTATTGAAAAGTTGGTAGAAAATGGCAAGATGGCCTTGAAAGAAATGGTTAAATTAAACCAGGAGCAAGTGGACCATATTGTTAAAGAAATGGCCCTTGCCGGATTAGCTAACCATATGAGGCTGGCAAAAATGGCAATTGAAGAAACCCAGAGGGGGGTCTATGAAGATAAGGTTATTAAAAACTTATTTGCTACCGAATACATTTACCACAGTATAAAATATGAAAAAACTGTAGGCATTATTAATGAAAATGAAGAAGAAGACTATTTTGATATTGCAGAACCGGTTGGTATTATTGCCGGTATTACACCGGTCACAAATCCTACATCAACTACATTATTCAAGTGCATTATTGCAATGAAGACGAGAAACCCGATTATATTTGCTTTTCATCCCGGTTCACAGCAATGCAGTGCAGAGGCTGCCAGAATTGTACGGGATGCAGCTGTCAAAGCAGGAGCTCCGGAGCACTGCATTCAATGGATAGAAAATCCCTCCATAGAGGCTACCCAGGCATTGATGAAAAATGATGGCATTTCTTTAATACTGGCCACAGGCGGCTCATCCATGGTCAAAGCAGCGTACAGTGCCGGAAAGCCTGCATTGGGAGTTGGTCCTGGTAATGTACCCTGTTATATAGAAAAGACAGCGGATATAAAGAGGGCGGTAACCGATTTGATTTTGTCAAAAACCTTTGATAACGGTATGATTTGCGCCTCAGAGCAGGCGGTTATTATTGACAGGGATATATACGAACCTGTTACGGAATATATGAAGAAACTCGGCTGCTATTTTGTCAATGAAGAAGAAAGGGAAAGGCTGGAAAGCCTGGCTATTGATGAAAAGAAATGTGCCATGAACCCGAAAATTGTGGGCAAATCTGCTGAAACCATAGCACAAATGGCGGAAATCAAGGTCCCGGAGGGTACAAAAATACTGGTTGCTGAAATTGAAGGGGTAGGACCTGAATATCCTTTATCCAGGGAGAAATTATGTCCCATATTGGCCTGTTTTAAAGTGAACAATTCTGCCGAAGGTATCCAAAGAGCCGTGGAAATGGTTAATTTCGGAGGGTCTGGCCATTCTGCGGTTATCCATTCCAGCGATGAATGTGTAATCAACGAGTTTGCAGAAAGGGTAAACACCGGAAGGATTATTGTCAATCAGCCTTCCAGTCATGGGGCTATAGGGGACATATATAATACCAATATGCCTTCACTCACATTAGGCTGTGGTTCCTTCGGCAGAAACAGCACAACTGCCAATATCACCGCTGTAAATTTAATCAATAAGAAACGTGTGGCAAGGAGAAGGTACAATATGCAGTGGTTTAAAATACCGGAGAAAATCTATTTCCAGCCCGGCTCTGTCCAGTATCTGTCGAAAATGCCCAATATCTCGCGGGCTTTTATAGTTACGGATAAAGTAATGGTCAAACTGGGATATGTGGAAAAAGTCCTGTACCATTTAAGAAAACGTGAAGGCAGAAACTATGTGCATTCAGAGATTTTTGACAGGGTACAGCCGGACCCGACAGTTGATACGGTAAGAGAAGGTGTTAAAGCAGCAGAAACCTTTCAGCCTGATGTTATCATTGCTCTGGGAGGAGGATCTGCAATTGATGCCGCTAAAGCAATATGGTTATTTTATGAACATCCTGAAACCGACTTCAATGATCTTCGCATGAAGTTTATGGATATCCGCAAGAGAGTGTTCAAGTATCCTCCTCTGGGGAATAAAGCCAAATTGGTAGCTATTCCTACCACTTCAGGAACGGGTTCGGAAGTAACATCCTTTTCAGTAATAACAGACCCGGAAAAAGAAGTGAAATATCCGCTGGCAGACTACGAGCTGACACCGGACGTGGCCATTATTGACCCGGAATTTGTGCAATCGGTACCTGCACATGTTACAGCCGATACAGGGATGGATGTATTAACTCATGCAATCGAAGCTTACGTATCGGTTATGGCATCGGACTACACAGACGGACTTGCCATGAAGGCTATCCAGCTTGTATTTGAATATTTGCCGAAGGTCTATATGAATGGTGATGATCAAAAGGCACGTGAAAAGATGCATAACGCGTCATGTATAGCAGGTATGGCCTTCACCAACGCTTTCCTGGGTATTAATCACAGTCTGGCACATAAATTAGGCGGTAAATTTCATATACCTCACGGAAGAGCTAATGCCGTTTTACTCCCTTATGTTATCAGATACAATGCTTCAAGGCCGGAAAAGTTCACTGCCTTTCCAAAATATGAACACTATATAGCGGATGAAAAATACGCGGAAATAGCTAAATATCTTGGATTGCCCTGCCGCAATACGGAGGAAGGCATAAACAGCCTGATATCTGCGGTAACTGACCTGATGAAGCAGCTGCAAATGCCCCTGTCCATAAAGGATTGCGGGATATCGGAGGACCAGTTTATGCAGGCTTTGGATGAACTTGCAGATAAAGCTTTTGAAGACCAATGCACAACAGCAAATCCAAGAATGCCTCTGGTGTCGGAATTGAAAGATATTTATCTGAAGGCATATAATGGAATATAG